Proteins encoded within one genomic window of Pseudorasbora parva isolate DD20220531a chromosome 3, ASM2467924v1, whole genome shotgun sequence:
- the tmc1 gene encoding transmembrane channel-like protein 1 isoform X2 produces the protein MPRHKLIASESDVSIEVDEGKDNNFSIYYVEVEENLEGGKEKQLTRDDKRRRERNGEASRRRASEKRATEVGNKRGEKKHDKRHKTARKEGEKHGKRQRRKDAVAEEAEEESSKEKKNIKNERTKTLKLEDEKEKDEKKKKRKNHDKNEEEDEKHGKTKQKECHDTPLKQKKKKKKKPETTSESESESQSESNSESNDNEAVGVLGSLTPEELEKLKEAVDERKKLIATLKGKPWPMRKKLVVLRESQEFVEKYEGALGKGKGRKLYAYKVMMMKKWMKFQRDFENFKTACIPWEMKIKEIESHFGSSVASYFIFLRWMYGINMILFGLTFGLVMVPEGYAKYSVLFYGYYNSQRAIGWLKFRMPLSYFLVGVGTVAYSYMVVIRTMARNANEEGGGDDTSFNFSWKTFTSWDYLIGNPETADNKFASITTSFKETIVEEQESRKDDNIHLTRFLRVLANFLVLCCLAGSGYLIYFVVRRSQKFALEGLENYGWWERNEVNMVMSLLGMFCPMLFDVISTLENYHPRIALQWQLGRIFALFLGNLYTFIIALMDAIQLKRAEEEIVKTNMTIWQANLYNGTMPDNSTAPPITAHPADVPRGPCWETMVGQEFVRLIISDTMTTYITLLIGDFIRAVLVRFLNNCWCWDLEYGFPSYSEFDVSGNVLGLIFNQGMIWMGAFYAPCLPALNLLRLHVSMYLQCWAVMCCNVPQERVFKASGSNNFYMAMLLVILFLSTLPAIYTIVTIPPSFDCGPFSGKNRMFDVIQETLETDFPAWFSKVFSYASNPGLVLPFLLLLVLAIYYLQSTSKTYKRVNMELKKKLQTQNEENKKKNKLAALKAANELEQAKKAGEQHSNSASDLGVNEESSSLIDEAGHHRQAGQNGRFIHPSQSRHTQNSGPPVTSTHTTTRTPASRGHTSSGHLPGHPHQPQKNSHSNKR, from the exons ATGCCACGGCACAAACTCATCGCATCTGAAAGTGACG TGAGCATTGAGGTGGATGAAG gGAAGGACAACAATTTTAGCATTTACTATGTAGAAGTGGAGGAAAATCTTGAGGGAGGTAAAGAGAAGCAGTTGACACGAGATGACAAacggaggagagagagaaatggTGAAGCTAGCAGGAGAAGAGCTTCAGAGAAGAGAGCAACTGAGGTGGGTAATAAAAGAGGAGAGAAGAAGCACGATAAACGGCACAAAACAGCAAGGAAAGAGGGTGAAAAACATGGGAAAAGGCAAAGAAGAAAGGATGCCGTTGCAGAGGAGGCTGAGGAGGAATCCAGCAAGGAGAAAaagaacattaaaaatgaaagaaCTAAGACTTTAAAGCTAGAGGATGAGAAGGAAAAAgatgagaagaagaaaaagagaaagaaccATGATAAAAATGAGGAGGAGGATGAAAAGCATGGAAAGACAAAACAGAAAGAATGTCATGACACGCCCTTGaagcaaaagaaaaagaaaaaaaagaaaccagAAACAAC CTCCGAGTCTGAGTCAGAATCTCAATCCGAATCTAACTCCGAGTCAAATGACAATGAGGCAGTGGGAGTTTTGGGGTCTCTGACCCCAGAGGAGCTGGAAAAGTTAAAAGAAGCCGTGGATGAAAGGAAAAAGCTTATTGCCACACTGAAAGGAAAGCCATGGCCCATGAGGAAAAAACTAGTTGTCCTTAG GGAGTCACAGGAGTTTGTGGAGAAATATGAAGGGGCTCTGGGAAAGGGCAAAGGCAGGAAGCTCTATGCCTACAAGGTCATGATGATGAAG AAATGGATGAAGTTTCAACGTGACTTTGAGAACTTTAAGACTGCATGCATCCCATGGGAGATGAAGATAAAGGAAATAGAAA GCCATTTTGGCTCATCGGTTGCTTCTTACTTCATATTTCTAAGGTGGATGTATGGCATCAATATGATTTTATTTGGACTGACGTTTGGGCTAGTGATGGTTCCAGAG gGCTATGCCAAGTACTCTGTCCTCTTCTATGGCTACTACAACAGCCAGCGGGCCATTGGGTGGCTCAAGTTCCGCATGCCCCTCTCCTACTTCCTGGTAGGAGTAGGCACAGTGGCGTATAGCTACATGGTGGTAATCAGGAC TATGGCCCGCAATGCAAATGAAGAAGGTGGCGGAGATGACACAAGCTTTAATTTCAGTTGGAAGACGTTTACTAGCTGGGATTACCTCATTGGGAATCCTGAGACAGCAGACAACAAGTTTGCCTCCATCACCACTAGCTTTAAG GAGACCATTGTTGAGGAGCAAGAGAGCAGAAAAGATGACAACATCCACCTGACAAGATTCCTTAGAGTGCTGGCCAACTTCCTGGTGCTCTGCTGTCTGGCAGGGAGTGGGTACTTGATCTACTTTGTAGTACGCAGGTCTCAGAAGTTCGCTCTGGAGGGACTGGAGAACTACGGCTGGTGGGAGAGGAATGAG GTGAACATGGTGATGTCTCTGTTGGGAATGTTCTGTCCAATGCTGTTTGATGTAATCAGCACTTTAGAGAACTATCATCCACGCATCGCCCTCCAGTGGCAGCTGGGACGCATATTTGCCCTTTTCCTGGGGAACCTCTACACATTCATTATCGCTCTCATGGATGCCATCCAACTAAAG AGGGCAGAAGAGGAGATTGTGAAGACAAATATGACAATCTGGCAGGCTAACCTGTACAACGGGACTATGCCAGACAATTCGACTGCTCCTCCGATCACAGCGCACCCTGCTGATGTTCCCAGAGGGCCTTGCTGGGAGACAATGGTGGGACAG GAGTTTGTTCGTCTCATCATTTCTGACACAATGACGACTTACATCACTCTGCTTATTGGAGATTTCATCCGTGCCGTACTGGTGCGATTCCTAAACAACTGCTGGTGCTGGGATTTGGAGTATGGCTTT CCATCCTATTCAGAGTTTGATGTCAGTGGGAATGTTCTGGGGCTGATCTTCAACCAGGGAATGATCTG GATGGGAGCATTCTATGCTCCATGTCTTCCAGCATTAAATCTTCTACGGCTTCACGTCTCGATGTACCTGCAGTGTTGGGCGGTGATGTGCTGTAATGTGCCTCAGGAACGGGTCTTCAAAGCTTCAGGCTCCAATAACTTCTACATGGCCATGCTGCTGGTCATTCTCTTCCTTTCTACATTGCCTGCTATATACACCATTGTCACCATTCCCCCCTCCTTTGACTGCGGACCCTTCag tgGGAAAAACCGCATGTTTGACGTGATTCAGGAAACCCTGGAGACAGACTTCCCTGCCTGGTTCAGTAAAGTGTTCAGCTATGCCTCGAACCCCGGACTGGTGTTGCCCTTTCTTCTACTCTTGGT TCTTGCAATATATTATCTGCAGTCCACTTCTAAAACATACAAAAGGGTAAACATGGAGCTGAAAAAGAAACTTCAAACA CAAAATGAGGAAAACAAGAAAAAGAACAAACTTGCAGCCTTAAAGGCAGCCAATGAACTGGAGCAGGCAAAGAAAGCAGGAGAACAGCACAGCAACAGCGCCTCCGATTTGG GAGTGAATGAAGAAAGCAGTAGCCTGATAGATGAAGCAGGGCATCACAGACAAGCTGGGCAGAACGGTCGCTTTATTCACCCATCACAGAGTCGGCATACTCAAAACTCTGGACCTCCTGTCACCTCGACCCACACAACTACCAGAACCCCTGCATCCCGGGGCCACACATCATCTGGACATCTTCCAGGTCACCCACATCAGCCACAGAAAAACTCTCactcaaacaaaagataa
- the tmc1 gene encoding transmembrane channel-like protein 1 isoform X1 → MPRHKLIASESDVSIEVDEGKDNNFSIYYVEVEENLEGGKEKQLTRDDKRRRERNGEASRRRASEKRATEVGNKRGEKKHDKRHKTARKEGEKHGKRQRRKDAVAEEAEEESSKEKKNIKNERTKTLKLEDEKEKDEKKKKRKNHDKNEEEDEKHGKTKQKECHDTPLKQKKKKKKKPETTSESESESQSESNSESNDNEAVGVLGSLTPEELEKLKEAVDERKKLIATLKGKPWPMRKKLVVLRESQEFVEKYEGALGKGKGRKLYAYKVMMMKKWMKFQRDFENFKTACIPWEMKIKEIESHFGSSVASYFIFLRWMYGINMILFGLTFGLVMVPEALMGKPYGSLPRKTVPRGEEASAMNFAVLWDFGGYAKYSVLFYGYYNSQRAIGWLKFRMPLSYFLVGVGTVAYSYMVVIRTMARNANEEGGGDDTSFNFSWKTFTSWDYLIGNPETADNKFASITTSFKETIVEEQESRKDDNIHLTRFLRVLANFLVLCCLAGSGYLIYFVVRRSQKFALEGLENYGWWERNEVNMVMSLLGMFCPMLFDVISTLENYHPRIALQWQLGRIFALFLGNLYTFIIALMDAIQLKRAEEEIVKTNMTIWQANLYNGTMPDNSTAPPITAHPADVPRGPCWETMVGQEFVRLIISDTMTTYITLLIGDFIRAVLVRFLNNCWCWDLEYGFPSYSEFDVSGNVLGLIFNQGMIWMGAFYAPCLPALNLLRLHVSMYLQCWAVMCCNVPQERVFKASGSNNFYMAMLLVILFLSTLPAIYTIVTIPPSFDCGPFSGKNRMFDVIQETLETDFPAWFSKVFSYASNPGLVLPFLLLLVLAIYYLQSTSKTYKRVNMELKKKLQTQNEENKKKNKLAALKAANELEQAKKAGEQHSNSASDLGVNEESSSLIDEAGHHRQAGQNGRFIHPSQSRHTQNSGPPVTSTHTTTRTPASRGHTSSGHLPGHPHQPQKNSHSNKR, encoded by the exons ATGCCACGGCACAAACTCATCGCATCTGAAAGTGACG TGAGCATTGAGGTGGATGAAG gGAAGGACAACAATTTTAGCATTTACTATGTAGAAGTGGAGGAAAATCTTGAGGGAGGTAAAGAGAAGCAGTTGACACGAGATGACAAacggaggagagagagaaatggTGAAGCTAGCAGGAGAAGAGCTTCAGAGAAGAGAGCAACTGAGGTGGGTAATAAAAGAGGAGAGAAGAAGCACGATAAACGGCACAAAACAGCAAGGAAAGAGGGTGAAAAACATGGGAAAAGGCAAAGAAGAAAGGATGCCGTTGCAGAGGAGGCTGAGGAGGAATCCAGCAAGGAGAAAaagaacattaaaaatgaaagaaCTAAGACTTTAAAGCTAGAGGATGAGAAGGAAAAAgatgagaagaagaaaaagagaaagaaccATGATAAAAATGAGGAGGAGGATGAAAAGCATGGAAAGACAAAACAGAAAGAATGTCATGACACGCCCTTGaagcaaaagaaaaagaaaaaaaagaaaccagAAACAAC CTCCGAGTCTGAGTCAGAATCTCAATCCGAATCTAACTCCGAGTCAAATGACAATGAGGCAGTGGGAGTTTTGGGGTCTCTGACCCCAGAGGAGCTGGAAAAGTTAAAAGAAGCCGTGGATGAAAGGAAAAAGCTTATTGCCACACTGAAAGGAAAGCCATGGCCCATGAGGAAAAAACTAGTTGTCCTTAG GGAGTCACAGGAGTTTGTGGAGAAATATGAAGGGGCTCTGGGAAAGGGCAAAGGCAGGAAGCTCTATGCCTACAAGGTCATGATGATGAAG AAATGGATGAAGTTTCAACGTGACTTTGAGAACTTTAAGACTGCATGCATCCCATGGGAGATGAAGATAAAGGAAATAGAAA GCCATTTTGGCTCATCGGTTGCTTCTTACTTCATATTTCTAAGGTGGATGTATGGCATCAATATGATTTTATTTGGACTGACGTTTGGGCTAGTGATGGTTCCAGAG GCTCTTATGGGAAAACCGTATGGTAGTTTACCCAGAAAGACAGTGCCCAGAGGAGAAGAGGCCAGTGCCATGAATTTTGCAGTGTTATGGGATTTTGGG gGCTATGCCAAGTACTCTGTCCTCTTCTATGGCTACTACAACAGCCAGCGGGCCATTGGGTGGCTCAAGTTCCGCATGCCCCTCTCCTACTTCCTGGTAGGAGTAGGCACAGTGGCGTATAGCTACATGGTGGTAATCAGGAC TATGGCCCGCAATGCAAATGAAGAAGGTGGCGGAGATGACACAAGCTTTAATTTCAGTTGGAAGACGTTTACTAGCTGGGATTACCTCATTGGGAATCCTGAGACAGCAGACAACAAGTTTGCCTCCATCACCACTAGCTTTAAG GAGACCATTGTTGAGGAGCAAGAGAGCAGAAAAGATGACAACATCCACCTGACAAGATTCCTTAGAGTGCTGGCCAACTTCCTGGTGCTCTGCTGTCTGGCAGGGAGTGGGTACTTGATCTACTTTGTAGTACGCAGGTCTCAGAAGTTCGCTCTGGAGGGACTGGAGAACTACGGCTGGTGGGAGAGGAATGAG GTGAACATGGTGATGTCTCTGTTGGGAATGTTCTGTCCAATGCTGTTTGATGTAATCAGCACTTTAGAGAACTATCATCCACGCATCGCCCTCCAGTGGCAGCTGGGACGCATATTTGCCCTTTTCCTGGGGAACCTCTACACATTCATTATCGCTCTCATGGATGCCATCCAACTAAAG AGGGCAGAAGAGGAGATTGTGAAGACAAATATGACAATCTGGCAGGCTAACCTGTACAACGGGACTATGCCAGACAATTCGACTGCTCCTCCGATCACAGCGCACCCTGCTGATGTTCCCAGAGGGCCTTGCTGGGAGACAATGGTGGGACAG GAGTTTGTTCGTCTCATCATTTCTGACACAATGACGACTTACATCACTCTGCTTATTGGAGATTTCATCCGTGCCGTACTGGTGCGATTCCTAAACAACTGCTGGTGCTGGGATTTGGAGTATGGCTTT CCATCCTATTCAGAGTTTGATGTCAGTGGGAATGTTCTGGGGCTGATCTTCAACCAGGGAATGATCTG GATGGGAGCATTCTATGCTCCATGTCTTCCAGCATTAAATCTTCTACGGCTTCACGTCTCGATGTACCTGCAGTGTTGGGCGGTGATGTGCTGTAATGTGCCTCAGGAACGGGTCTTCAAAGCTTCAGGCTCCAATAACTTCTACATGGCCATGCTGCTGGTCATTCTCTTCCTTTCTACATTGCCTGCTATATACACCATTGTCACCATTCCCCCCTCCTTTGACTGCGGACCCTTCag tgGGAAAAACCGCATGTTTGACGTGATTCAGGAAACCCTGGAGACAGACTTCCCTGCCTGGTTCAGTAAAGTGTTCAGCTATGCCTCGAACCCCGGACTGGTGTTGCCCTTTCTTCTACTCTTGGT TCTTGCAATATATTATCTGCAGTCCACTTCTAAAACATACAAAAGGGTAAACATGGAGCTGAAAAAGAAACTTCAAACA CAAAATGAGGAAAACAAGAAAAAGAACAAACTTGCAGCCTTAAAGGCAGCCAATGAACTGGAGCAGGCAAAGAAAGCAGGAGAACAGCACAGCAACAGCGCCTCCGATTTGG GAGTGAATGAAGAAAGCAGTAGCCTGATAGATGAAGCAGGGCATCACAGACAAGCTGGGCAGAACGGTCGCTTTATTCACCCATCACAGAGTCGGCATACTCAAAACTCTGGACCTCCTGTCACCTCGACCCACACAACTACCAGAACCCCTGCATCCCGGGGCCACACATCATCTGGACATCTTCCAGGTCACCCACATCAGCCACAGAAAAACTCTCactcaaacaaaagataa
- the tmc2b gene encoding transmembrane channel-like protein 2-B: MPRRKNDIAINVDDVGMEIDAEYDSGSDVDSKRRAKGRNKPKPAARGRKAKPADSEESEEEEDEAPRKRKGRKKKEVSEDESEEEKKGRRKKAAGAKKRAAKKEDSEEESEEEEKGNKRKGGRKGTTKKDKEEENNKEKGNGKAAGKGGKDKHEDKDKKKNKGKHSSGSSSDDNSDESLSEGEMARLKEEVEEKKKLIATLRNKPWRMKRRLKCLKEAQGFVEKFEGALGKGKGRRLYAFKVMMTKKLIKFNRDFENFKTACIPWESRIKEVESHFGSSVASYFIFLRWMYGLNLVLFGLMFGLVVMPEVLMGMPYGSLPRKTVPREEQDTAMDFSVLFEFSGYCKYSVLFYGYYNNQRSIGFLQFRLPLAYLLVGVGIFGYSLMVVIRTMARNANEGGDGAEDSAFTFCWKLFTSWDYLIGNPETADNKFASTTTSFKESIVDEQENLKDENIHLRRFLRVLANVLILCCLGGSGYLIYTVVKRSQEFAKKDRNELTWLQKNEVEIVMSLLGLVCPPLFEVIAELEDYHPRIALKWQLGRIFALFLGNLYTFLFALFDEVNAKLENEKQIKNETIWALKEHYANYTLQHNVTENIPPPNISPADVIRGPCWETEVGIEFVKLTVSDIQVTYLTILIGDFLRAVIVRFLNYCWCWDLEAGFPSYAEFDISGNVLGLIFNQGMIWMGAFYAPGLVGINVLRLLSSMYYQCWAVMACNVPHERVFKASRSNNFYMGLLLLVLFLSLMPVIYSIMTLPPSFDCGPFSGKDKMVDVIMETIEKDLPPFMANIFSYASNPGLIISAVLLMVLAIYYLNAVSKAYQNANLELKRKMQMQRDEEKNRRNNKDSTNQVMKDLEDLMPNKSLIPPPSAEEAEKPTDQLSKSPKVTGKPGAAATGKGVHVQRDVSLAAANPRAPVTRPPGPRPPGPLPGNGRGPPPGQGMGRGRGGPPPRR, translated from the exons ATGCCACGCAGAAAAAATGATATTGCGATAAATGTGGATGATG ttgGGATGGAAATCGATGCAGAATATGATAGTGGAAGTGATG TGGATTCAAAAAGAAGAGCAAAAGGAAGGAATAAACCGAAGCCTGCAGCTCGAGGAAGGAAAGCCAAGCCAGCAGATAGTGAGGAGAGCGAGGAAGAGGAGGACGAGGCTCCACGGAAGAGGAAAGGCAGAAAGAAGAAGGAAGTAAGTGAAGACGAGAGTGAGGAAGAAAAGaagggaagaagaaagaaaGCAGCAGGTGCGAAGAAGAGGGCTGCTAAGAAAGAGGACTCGGAAGAGGAGAgcgaagaagaagaaaaaggaaataaaaGAAAAGGAGGGAGAAAAGGAACAACTAAGAAGGACAAAGAGGAGGAGAATAACAAGGAGAAGGGGAATGGAAAAGCAGCGGGCAAAGGAGGGAAGGATAAACATGAAGACAAGGATAAGAAAAAGAACAAAGGCAAACACAGCAG CGGTTCATCCTCGGATGACAACTCAGATGAGTCTTTGTCTGAGGGAGAGATGGCCCGACTAAAAGAAGAAGTGGAGGAAAAGAAAAAACTGATAGCGACACTTCGGAACAAACCCTGGCGCATGAAGAGGAGACTCAAGTGCCTGAA AGAAGCCCAGGGGTTTGTAGAAAAGTTTGAAGGGGCTTTAGGCAAAGGAAAAGGGAGGAGACTCTATGCATTCAAAGTCATGATGACTAAG AAATTAATCAAATTCAATAGAGACTTTGAAAACTTCAAGACAGCCTGCATTCCCTGGGAGAGTCGCATAAAAGAAGTGGAAA GTCACTTTGGGTCATCTGTTGCGTCCTACTTCATTTTCCTGCGATGGATGTATGGATTAAACCTTGTTCTCTTCGGCTTGATGTTTGGACTTGTTGTTATGCCAGAG GTACTGATGGGCATGCCTTATGGCTCCCTTCCTAGAAAAACTGTCCCCAGAGAGGAACAGGATACTGCCATGGACTTCTCTGTCCTGTTTGAGTTTAGC GGTTATTGCAAGTACTCCGTTCTGTTTTATGGTTACTACAATAATCAAAGAAGTATTGGATTCCTGCAGTTCCGGTTACCTCTGGCATATCTTTTGGTTGGTGTTGGGATATTTGGCTACAGTCTAATGGTGGTTATCAGAAC AATGGCAAGGAATGCCAATGAAGGAGGAGATGGAGCAGAGGATAGTGCCTTCACCTTTTGCTGGAAGCTGTTTACTAGCTGGGATTACCTTATAGGAAACCCAGAGACCGCTGACAACAAGTTTGCCTCCACCACCACTAGCTTCAAg GAATCTATAGTGGATGAGCAGGAAAACCTAAAGGATGAGAACATTCACCTGCGCCGCTTTCTACGTGTCCTAGCCAACGTTCTTATCCTGTGCTGCTTGGGTGGGAGTGGATACCTCATTTACACTGTGGTCAAAAGATCTCAAGAATTTGCCAAAAAGGACAGGAATGAATTGACATGGCTTCAAAAAAATGAG GTTGAAATTGTGATGTCCCTATTGGGCTTGGTGTGCCCCCCTCTGTTTGAGGTTATAGCGGAGCTGGAAGACTATCACCCTCGAATTGCCCTAAAATGGCAGCTGGGCAGAATCTTTGCCCTCTTTCTTGGCAACCTGTACACTTTTCTGTTTGCCCTGTTTGATGAAGTCAATGCAAAG CTTGAAAACGAGAAACAGATAAAAAACGAAACCATCTGGGCTCTTAAAGAACACTATGCCAACTACACTTTACAGCACAACGTCACAGAAAACATTCCCCCTCCAAACATCTCCCCAGCTGATGTCATCAGGGGGCCATGCTGGGAGACAGAAGTTGGCATT GAGTTTGTAAAGCTCACCGTATCCGACATTCAGGTTACATATTTGACCATTCTGATTGGGGACTTCCTACGAGCCGTGATTGTGAGATTCCTCAACTATTGCTGGTGCTGGGATCTTGAAGCTGGCTTT CCATCTTATGCAGAGTTTGACATCAGTGGTAATGTACTTGGGCTCATCTTCAACCAGGGAATGATCTG GATGGGTGCATTTTACGCCCCTGGACTGGTGGGCATAAATGTGTTGCGTCTGTTGAGCTCCATGTATTACCAGTGCTGGGCAGTGATGGCCTGTAACGTTCCCCATGAGAGAGTGTTCAAAGCCTCACGTTCTAATAACTTCTACATGGGACTGCTCCTTCTCGTCCTCTTCCTCAGTCTCATGCCTGTGATCTACTCCATTATGACCCTGCCACCGTCTTTTGACTGTGGACCCTTCAG TGGCAAAGATAAGATGGTTGATGTGATCATGGAGACTATAGAGAAGGACTTGCCACCCTTTATGGCCAATATCTTCAGTTATGCATCCAACCCAGGCCTCATAATTTCTGCAGTCTTGCTCATGGT GTTGGCTATTTATTACCTGAATGCTGTGTCCAAAGCATATCAGAACGCCAACCTGGAATTAAAACGCAAAATGCAAATG CAAAGAGATGAGGAGAAGAACAGGAGGAACAACAAGGACAGCACCAACCAGGTGATGAAAGACCTGGAGGATCTTATGCCCAACAAGTCCCTGATTCCCCCTCCATCTGCTGAAGAGGCTG AGAAACCAACCGACCAACTTAGCAAGTCACCAAAAGTGACAGGCAAACCAGGCGCTGCAGCCACTGGGAAAGGGGTACATGTTCAGAGAGATGTGTCTTTGGCTGCGGCAAATCCTCGGGCACCAGTGACTCGCCCTCCAGGTCCCAGGCCACCCGGGCCTCTCCCAGGTAATGGCCGTGGACCTCCACCAGGTCAAGGGATGGGAAGAGGGAGAGGTGGACCACCACCACGAAGATAG
- the cyp1d1 gene encoding cytochrome P450 1D1 produces MYFEEFYHTTTSGVTLFLCAFALLLLALHGRRKGPAGFSPPGPRPWPLVGNLFQIGEQIHLSLTNMRGQYGDVFQMQMGSLVVVVLSGYSTIKEALVRQGEAFAGRPDLFTFSAVANGTSMTFSEKYGDAWVLHKKICKNALRTFSQAEPRDSSASCLLEERICTEAMELVEALKEQGDKVGDSGLDPVKLLVTSVANVVCTLCFGKRYAYNDKEFLNIVHINNEVLRLFASGNLADFFPIFRYLPSPSLRKMVQYIGRMNSFMERNIREHLITFDRNCIRDITDALIAMCEDRHEDEETAVLSNSQIVHSVIDIFGAGFDTIFTGLQWSLLYLIKFPDIQAKILQEIDNQVGMNKFPQFKDKPNMPYTEAFIFEVFRHAAYMPFTIPHCTTENIILNGYFIPKDTCVFINQYQVNHDIDIWGDPEAFRPERFLTLSGHLNKNAIEKVMIFGMGIRRCLGDSFARLEMFVFLTTLLHRLHIENIPGQELDLSSTFALTMKPRPFRIKISPRN; encoded by the exons ATGTATTTTGAAGAGTTTTACCACACGACTACATCTGGAGTGACTCTGTTCCTCTGTGCCTTCGCTCTGCTCTTGCTGGCTCTCCATGGTCGACGAAAAGGACCAGCCGGTTTCTCTCCCCCAGGTCCCAGACCTTGGCCATTAGTGGGCAACCTTTTCCAGATTGGGGAACAAATCCATTTGTCACTAACTAACATGAGGGGTCAGTATGGGGATGTATTCCAGATGCAAATGGGTTCTCTTGTGGTAGTTGTTTTGAGTGGCTATTCTACAATCAAGGAGGCTTTGGTGCGGCAAGGAGAGGCATTTGCTGGACGGCCTGACCTTTTTACATTCTCTGCAGTCGCTAATGGTACCAGTATGACATTTAGTGAGAAGTATGGCGACGCTTGGGTGCTTCACAAAAAGATCTGCAAAAATGCCCTGAGGACCTTCTCTCAAGCTGAGCCCAGAGACTCAAGCGCCTCTTGTCTTTTGGAGGAACGTATCTGCACAGAGGCCATGGAGTTGGTGGAGGCTCTTAAGGAACAAGGAGATAAGGTTGGAGATTCAGGGCTCGACCCAGTTAAGTTGCTAGTGACCTCAGTTGCAAATGTGGTTTGCACTCTGTGTTTTGGCAAGCGGTATGCCTATAACGATAAAGAGTTCCTCAACATCGTCCACATCAATAATGAAGTGCTGCGCCTCTTTGCTTCAGGGAATCTGGCAGACTTTTTTCCCATCTTCCGTTACCTGCCCAGTCCGTCTCTGCGAAAGATGGTCCAGTACATTGGCAGAATGAACAGCTTCATGGAGCGCAACATCAGAGAACATCTCATCACCTTTGATAGG AACTGTATCCGGGACATCACTGATGCCCTTATAGCAATGTGTGAGGACAGGCATGAGGATGAGGAAACGGCTGTGCTCAGCAACTCGCAGATTGTCCACAGTGTCATTGACATCTTCGGAGCTG GGTTTGACACTATCTTCACCGGTTTGCAGTGGAGTCTGTTATACCTGATCAAGTTTCCAGACATACAGGCTAAAATCCTCCAGGAGATAG ATAACCAGGTTGGTATGAACAAGTTTCCACAGTTTAAAGACAAGCCGAACATGCCATACACGGAAGCTTTCATATTTGAAGTGTTTCGTCATGCGGCCTACATGCCTTTCACCATACCTCACTG CACAACTGAAAACATTATACTGAATGGATACTTCATACCCAAAGACACATGTGTGTTCATCAACCAATATCAAGTCAATCACGACAT tgaCATTTGGGGTGATCCTGAGGCTTTCCGACCAGAACGATTCCTCACCCTGTCTGGCCATCTAAATAAAAATGCCATTGAGAAggtaatgatttttggcatggGAATACGGCGTTGCCTCGGTGACAGCTTTGCCCGTCTGGAGATGTTTGTGTTCTTAACCACCCTGTTGCATCGTCTGCACATAGAGAATATTCCAGGGCAGGAGCTTGACCTGAGCTCTACATTTGCCCTCACCATGAAGCCCAGACCCTTCCGAATAAAAATCTCACCTCGTAACTAA